In a genomic window of Punica granatum isolate Tunisia-2019 chromosome 6, ASM765513v2, whole genome shotgun sequence:
- the LOC116212505 gene encoding myb-related protein 308-like has protein sequence MRKPCCDKRDTNKGAWSKQEDQKLIDYIRKHGEGCWRTLPQAAGLLRCGKSCRLRWINYLRPDLKRGNFAEDEEDLIIKLHALLGNRWSLIAGRLPGRTDNEVKNYWNSHLRRKLLKMGIDPNNHRLNHSIRCSTAQAPYNNASSSATSSTLKVRAPSSLKSHADNEKECGDRISPDEVPDLNLDLAISFPSPSPVKVEKEPNPTKCKAESGSLSAQSPTLLLFR, from the exons ATGAGGAAGCCGTGCTGTGACAAGCGGGACACAAACAAGGGAGCATGGTCAAAGCAAGAAGACCAGAAGCTCATCGACTACATTCGCAAGCATGGCGAAGGCTGTTGGCGTACTCTCCCCCAGGCAGCCG GCCTGCTTCGTTGTGGTAAAAGCTGTAGGCTGAGATGGATAAACTATCTGAGGCCTGACCTCAAAAGAGGCAACTTTGCTGAGGATGAAGAAGATCTCATCATCAAACTCCATGCCCTTCTTGGCAACCG GTGGTCTCTTATTGCCGGGAGGTTGCCTGGACGTACCGATAATGAAGTGAAGAACTATTGGAACTCTCATCTACGAAGGAAACTCTTGAAAATGGGTATCGATCCCAATAACCACCGACTAAATCATAGCATTCGTTGCTCAACGGCTCAAGCCCCCTATAATAATGCCTCCAGCAGTGCCACCTCATCAACTTTAAAGGTGCGTGCTCCTTCATCTTTGAAATCCCACGCTGATAATGAGAAGGAATGTGGTGACAGAATTTCTCCAGATGAGGTCCCCGATTTGAACCTCGACCTCGCAATAAGCTTTCCATCTCCTTCACCAGTTAAAGTCGAAAAGGAGCCGAACCCTACCAAGTGTAAAGCAGAAAGTGGCTCGCTAAGTGCACAGTCTCCTACTTTGCTTCTCTTCAGATAA